One genomic segment of Pristiophorus japonicus isolate sPriJap1 unplaced genomic scaffold, sPriJap1.hap1 HAP1_SCAFFOLD_29, whole genome shotgun sequence includes these proteins:
- the LOC139248172 gene encoding histone H2A type 2-A-like — translation MSGRGKTGGKVRAKAKSRSSRAGLQFPVGRVHRHLRKGNYAERVGAGAPVYMAAVLEYLTAEILELAGNAARDNKKTRIIPRHLQLAIRNDEELNKLLGKVTIAQGGVLPNIQAVLLPKKTASAPKGK, via the coding sequence atgtctgggagaggaaaaaccggcggtaaagttcgggccaaggccaagtctcgctcctcgcgggccggactgcagttccctgtgggccgtgttcacaggcatctgcgaaaggggaactacgctgagcgtgtgggtgccggagccccggtctacatggctgctgtgctcgagtatctgaccgctgaaatcctggagctggccggcaacgcggcccgcgacaacaagaagacccgcatcatccccagacacctgcagctggccatccgcaacgacgaggagctcaacaagctgctgggaaaggtgaccatcgctcagggcggggtgctgcctaatatccaggctgtgctgctgcccaagaaaaccgccAGTGCGCCCAAGGGCAAGTAA